The DNA window TCCTCAACGGCGACGTCCTTCCCTGACAGCAGGTCCATGGCCAAAGCAGGGATGGCATACGTGTTGCCTCCTGTCACACCTTGCAGGTTCACAATGTCTGCCTCTGCATAGTGAGGGGCCCCATCCTGGACCACAGTAGCTATGGTGGATTTGGATGCTGCTGTGCTGGTAGAAGCTGGAACACATTAGACAAGATTTAGCATGTTTATTGTGCATATCTTTTTTAATTGATGTGTATATATGCAAGCAGACGTGCATGTCCACCTACCAGGCTCCTCCGAGCTCtgtgaaaactctggcagcttaCATATGAGACGTGACGGCTCCTGGTAGTCTGGACCAAGGGGGAAGATGCGCTCGTAGGTGGAGTTGGACTCCTGTTCACTGATCGTGCTCGACTGGTTGTGGTTGTAGGCGAACGTCTCGCTCTGTATTGACAAACTAGCAGTTAGTTCATCGTCCAGCATCCGACGAGAGGCCTACAGAATAAAGGATGTGGGGGTGAAGGAACAGGTCTAATCACCTCCCGAAAGAGAACTCAGGAATCTAATTGAAAATGTgcaaaatctatattttttttcaagtaTTTCTGTAAATGTAGCTTTTGAGCGATTGGTGAGCTCACCTTCTCCAGCATCTTCTGCCACACCTGCCTCCACaagatgatgacgatgatggccactaggatgaagatgatggccACTAAACAACCAATCAGTATCCTGGTGTTGCTGTCATCTATTTTGTGGGTGGGGTCATCTTCTGTGGAGGGGCAGGGagatacagatacatttttaatgacaGGATGTGGATATGAGGGATCATACAGTATATCTGCAATTAAATCAGACCCGTCCGGAAGCATGTGCACATTCAAACACTGacttacattttaatttaaaaattttTTATGAAAAGTTAATCACAAGCAGATAATTTGGCTTATCTAACAGGTTTAATATTAACCATAGTTGTTTTTCATTGAGGTGTGTCAGCCCAAAGTGACAGGACTTACCGACACACCCACATCCTGCAGAACCAGTTCTTTATCAGGATTTGTTCCACCCATGCGTGTGTCTTTTGCTATTTTAAAATTCGAATTGTAGAGATATGTTTAAATGTCACGGTGAGAAAGATGAAGGTTTATACATCATTAAAGTCAAAGATGGCTGAATAACAGAGACAGAGCCGCAGTAACATCTGTGCTTTTCCTGCTGTACTGTGTTAtaattttgttatatttgtgtGGCAATGTTGGACAAATGAATAACACATATTGTCCATTGTCAAACATGATGCAGGATTATTAACTGAAGCCTGTTATTAGATTCATAGACTTGGGTGTGTGGGTCTTGAGATCACCAACCTGGTTGTATGTTGGGTGGCAGTCCAGTCTTGGGTGGAGCCAGAGTTGTGTTGTACATGGCTGTGTCTGAAAGGGCAGATGGTACAGAGCTGAGCAGAGACAAATTAtggattttaataaataaataatttctagATTACATCAAAAATTGCTTTAATAGTTATTTTTTAGTTAGTGATGTTAATTCTTACACATATTGTTTGAAAATAGGATATTACACAAGCACCTGTGCTCATCGAATgtgacaataaagaaaataataaaacctaAGAATATACAATGAGCACAAACATATTGTGCACACAGTTCATCAGTACCTGACTGGAAAGTGACCTCACTGAACAACATCCAGGCATCAGCGAAGTAGAACTGGCATTTGATGGCACTGGCCATGTGATTGGCTAGGTTGACTGTGACAAATCGAGCGCTGGGATTCTTCTCATCCACCACAGGGCTGAAGGAGAGTGGCAAGGCCTCCCAGTCCGACTCAGAGCGGAAGTAACACACCACCTGACGGAAAGCCTTGACGTGCTGGGAAAACATGTTGTTGCAGTGGACCTGGACCCGGGACACATTGAGAGGAACGTTTTAGAAATGAAGAGACATGTAAAACTGAACTTTTGTGAAAGGATGACCTTGTGGTACATCACCTTCATGGTGGTGAAGTTTCGCGTCCGGTCAAACTCAAACATGATTTCAACATATCCACTGGGGAAACTTTCATTGCTCCAGCCCACGTAGTCGTACCCGGGCCACACGTTGTAGACGTGACTGTGTGTAAAATCGTCCAGACCACACACCCCATCGGTCAGCTGACCCAAGCCCTCTGTCATgctgagaaaaacacagataagaGGTAAGCGGTAGAAAACACAGATGGCAACACAGCCTGTCATGTATCTGTCTGTTAGTTAGTAAAAAGggttatgcaaaaactactgggcAGATTATGATGAAACTTGATGGAAAGATTTGATATTGGCCGGagaaaaacacagtgttttGGAGAAGATGTGGATCATGGGGTGGatccaggacttttttttttttatctttctttaacattgtgagatagtacattcattcatggatcttgattttcaaaaatgtttagtGGACTGACATCTCTGAGCCTGTGTCAAATCGTTTTAACAGCACAACTACTcaacactagagggcagcataACAAAACCAATCCCTCACTCCTACTGTTGGCTGAGATATTGTAATACGGGccattttcttttccctctgtAGTGTTCCTGAGGCCTGTGTCATGGAGGACATTATTCACAATATCCTAATCCAAGCACCAATGAGACTCTGAGTTGTTCATTGCAGTGTTGAAACTTTATAGACATGGTTGACTCAGTCATTCCCATGAGGTATTGCTTCACAGTAAACCACCATGACCCACTCCCCACCATCTGACTCTTTGCTTTCACCATGGTGACCAGGCAACAAAGAGGTGAGAATGACACTTTAACTTCTCTTGGCAAATAACCGACTAACTGTTAtttgcacaatccagtctcTAGTGTTTACTTACAACGTATTGCACAATCCCTTCCCTAGTGCTTAAAGTatctttcatatttaatttgtgtttcctattttcctatttttatatacaaacttgcaaaaatacacaacagCAAATTCCTTGTGCGGAtaaacctgcttggcaataaaacctgattctgagaGTGGTGATGGAGGATAAGAGCAGTTCAGTggtgtgagaacacagcagacaCAGTAAAACACATACCTGTGGATGACTGCTCCGTCATAGACAGAGTCGTTGACATAAACAGGGTAATCAGGCGAGTTCATCTGTTCTCCTATTGGAGCGTTGTACGACACGAGACCATCTGTAaagcagattttttatttttggtgagaaaactcaaaaacaaactcaaaaacGGTGAAATCTTGGAttaaagtgagaatgaaagtaaaaagaacagaagtggggggggggggggtgtctaaTACTGGAAGAAAAATGCATTGTGTCATTATTGTAGTGGGGCAGCCCGGTgatactctggcttcctcccacagtccaaagacatgcaggttggGCAAAGATTAATTGAAACACTCTAAATTGACTGTAAATGTGAATGTACTGTAAATGTGAAGGGTGATACCCGCACAGTCCTTATGTGTCCTCTCTATAACCTCATCAGTCCTTATGTGGCCTCTCTATACCCTCATCCGTCCCTAAGAACCTCTCTATACCCTCGTCAGTCTTTACGTATCCTCTCTATACCCTCATCAGTCCTTACGTGTCCTCTATAAACTCATCAATCCTTACGTATGTTCTCTATATTCTCATCAGTCCTCTCTCACGTCTTACCCAGCCATTCACAGCCGTAGAGCTCCACTCTCATGCAAACGTTCATGGAGTGGTCTGTGACGGGCATGAAGCGGACAAAGCGAGCGATGATGGGTGGCTCGAGGTCCTTTAGTACAATGTCATAGGCGTTTCTGTTTCCTTCAATcacctgcaaacaaacacacaaaggaactCACTAATGACTGAGAAAAAATGGCCCCTTTATatcataatgaaaaatattgatttaGCTTAAAAGTTACCTCTATTGTTTCTATTAACACAGTCATATCTCGTAAAAGTAACTAAATGCCTTAAAAACAATACCTGAAGACAGATCTTTATCAGAAGTTTGTCATAAATCTTGAAGTACACCATACAGTAACACCTAAACCAACCAGTTTACTGATTGGTGGATTGACTTGCCTGCTTGCCCTGTCTGTTCCTCCACGAGATCCAGCGGCTTCCGTCACGGCTGTACTTAATCTTGTACATCTGGGCAAACTCATTGCCGATGCCTCCAGCGTGCCGACCCTGGCTGCCCACAAGGGTGATGAAGTGGAGGGAGCGCAAGTCAATCTGGAGGAACTCCTTCAGGCTGTCTGGCTCAACTGTTATTTCCGGACACCACGCACCATCGCCCTCCTCGAAGTCCAGCCTGGAGAGAGATGAATGGAGAAGGGACGATTGAGGGATGAACAGTGGGTGGATGGACGGCCGCAGAAGAATTacagcaggaaagggaaaagagCGTGGCAGAAGAAATATTGGGACAGGATGAAATTGGAATGGGGAGAGGAAAGTAAAAGGGAATGTGGTGGTGGGTTTCAGTTTTTAAAGCCTGTTATGGAAACACCTGGGTGAAAGGCTGCATTGTAAATTCTTCTTAAACTGTTCATTTTTGGGGCAAGGGGCTGGCACGGGAGAGAAGGAGCTGGGCAGAACTGAAAACACAGCCAGAATGGATGGAGAATGTGTATTACATCATTATCCTGATACTGAGTGACGGCCACCCAAGttttgcaacacacacacacgcacacacacacacacatatataggCTTCCTTAACCATGTGGCTGTAAGTTGAACTGATACCCCAGATTGTGGTTAACTGCAAATAAACAGGCACAGGCACCTTGCACCCACACACTCATTATAGGGCAAACACACTgtgaagcgtgtgtgtgtgtgtgtgtgtgtgtgtgtgtgtgtgtgtgtgtgtgtgtgtgtgtgtgtgtgtgtgtgtgtgtgtgtgtgtgtgtgtgtgtgtgtgtgtgtgtgtgtgtgtgtgtgtgtgtgtgtgactgacctTCCATATCTAGCGGCGGTTGATTCAGACCACTGGCTCGAGGCAGAGATGTCCTCATCCTGTATCTGCCCTCCTGACATGCCCAGAGGATACCGACACACACCTGAGGCACAAATAAACGCAAGTGAACATCATAACTGTAATAGAGGTCAGCAAAAAACTACAAGACCAATATCCACTGTTTGTTCTGCCATAAACACTATTTACCACGAGGTAAAATAAGTGACTAATAACAAGTACTGTCATCAgcttttttagtttatttttggtGGTACATCCTTTACACTTTGCAGTCATTCCATGTTCACTTACGTCAAGTCCGATTTTCTGTAATTCTGGAAAATCCAGAAATAAATTTGATGAAACTGTTGACAACGCTATTTTCTGTTTGGGTCCATATTTTCTGCCTGACgtacttttatattttgagcaATAGAGCAATATTTAGAGTTCTTACTTTTCCGTTATGGTAAAATGTCTGTCTTGTCAAAAATGGACAGAAATTGGCCTATGGATCACCTGTGTCAGCCTGTATTcgaataatttatatttaattgctcaacATGCAcaattctataaaaaaaattgaatgtCAATCAgagaattttatttttattgtttatctgATTAGTTTAATCTAATTGTTGTCCCCTACCTGAGTTTTagttcatttaaattcaatttgttttttatctgttaACACACTGAAACATGCCCCTATACACTCACTTGTATCAGACCAACCAGACATCTGGTTTACTCAAACATTCACCAGACACACTCAGACATTTCTACAACAGAACTCCCAGCTCCTAATGATGCTGGGTGAAGCAGTTGggtgagagaacacacacacagacagacacacacacacacacacacacacacacacacacacacacatttcgcTCTCAAATTGTGGTTGCTTCATTGAAATAATAAGCTGGATACATTCAATGCCAATTCAAATAGCAGTGGTAtcacaaacgtgtgtgtgtgtgtgtgtgtgtgtgtgtgtgtgtgtgtgtgtgtgtgtgtatgtgtgggtgtgtgtgtgtgtggtaaaacTGTCTGGTCTGAGTCCATCACGCCTCCACTGTGTGGTCAATAGAAGCAATGTGCCCTCTGTTTCCTGCATACACCCCCTCATCCTTACTTTTTttgtctcctctccatcctgacctcctgtgtggtctcatccctctctcctctcttctgtctccttcGGTGGCGAGACTCGATTCAAATTAAAACCATGATTTAGAAATGCTTCATCCCATTAGGACTCAGCGGGTTCGTGGTTAACTGAGCGTGACACAGCCGGCATGGTATCTATTAACTTTTACAAGACTCTGAATGAATGAAGGGGTGTTTCCATGAGGAAAAGTAAAAGGGCACTTTTCCATCATGTGTTATCTAAACGGTTGGGCTGTTTTGGTCTAACACTGATAACTCCGCAAAACAGGATGTGACCACTAGGTGCCCTCATATGTGGATGAAAGAGCCTTTtgaaaaaacttgatttctgtATATGATGCAGTGGAGCTGGAGGCAGAAGTTTAGGGGATCCTGACCCTGTTAACTCTGCCCCTTGACTCACAGAAAAGCCTTTGAGAAGACGCCAGCAACAGCAGAGACGGAGGTTCAAggctgtctctgtccctctcctgcTTTGTCTTTcctccccttttctctccctgcgattctctcttcatctcctccaaaTATTTGCTTAAAAGTCAAGATGTGGAAACCCCTGAAGGGTTGGACGAGGGCTCCAGATCTGATACACAGCTCACATGTCGTGTGCACACAAGGCAGGCGTAGAtgtaaccacacacacgcatgcaggCTCAGTCTTGGCAGTGACACCGTGACAGTTTGAAAGAGGCACAAACAAAAACTCTTCCAGATGTCGACAATtgcctcctctgtctttctttcatcTTGTCCTCTCAAACCGTTGTTCCTCAGCCCTCTTCCCCTCAGTCCTCATCATTTATCCCGCTATCTGTTTACaccccttccctcctctctacCCCTCGCACTACATCGCCTTGCCTATAAACAGACCACATCAACCTTAAACCGTCTCACTCGTCTCCATTTCCCTGTATATTAGTGGAGAGCTCGGCTGAAATCACAATTACAAAACCATTTTGATCATAGGTGGGGCGCTCAGACTGCACGGATCATAGCTGCAGTGAAACACAAGTCGTCAAAACCGGCTTCAAGggcaacaacagagatctccaAGAAATCgttcaaaatcaaatcagagtGGGATAATATTTAGAAATAAAGTGGAACATTAAGAACGATAATATCTGGCTTCTGGAGGCTGAAATGTTGTATCTGTCCTCTTGTTACAGGGTTGCAGCCCGGTCCAGGGAGAGGTTATGGGGTTTGAGGTGGTTGGTGCTCCTCCGCACAGCCCAATTCACAGAGAGGTGAAGAGTGTAAACAGGAATTGagacggagaaggagaggagcatGGTGCTGAATCTCCTGTCTCCACACTGGCATGAAACATTGTCATAAAGCCCAGAGCTCTTAGAGGAAATGCTGGGGCCATAATGTGCATGTCATGTGGTATGAGGTGGCGACatgagttgtgtagtttttccTGTGAGGCCTTGCCAGAAATATACAGAGAAGCTGCAAACCACAGACAGTGCAGCATCACCCGTTGGGGGAAAACACAGTAATTGCCTGGGACATAATTGAAGAAAATAATAGTCATTATCAGAGTCTTCAACCACATCCcacagagattcagaaaaagagagagaggggtttcAGTGTGTCGTGCCGGATGCATGACCGCTCTTGCAAATGTTGGCTTTTGCCTTGTTTATTTATCTACCCAACCCACTCAGAGGTGACCTCGGGGGCGAGCGGTGTGCCTttagacacacacgcacacacacacacacataagaagACTAACCGcccctacacagacacacacacacaccaaccccaCCACCCATCAGGCTTCACATTTGGCCACAGCATCTAAAAATATCAGCCTAGAAAaggtggaaaaataccagcctTGTGTGGttaaggaagagagggagagaaagagagagagggagatgaaggagaaacGGACCAATACCCCAACCCCCCCAAACTTCTTGATTTTACCGCACCCTGACTACTGAAAGGCAGGCTTGTTCTGTAGTGTTTGCTGTCCATCAGCTcactccaaacacactcacacccacacacactgagtagTCACGCAACTCGCTGCTCACGTCTGCTACATAATACCTGTCCGTTATAGGTCAGGGAAGTTatggttgtgtttttcttttcatttactgTCTACTTTATTGCTTCCTAAAATTGGCATCGTCTACCTTGCCAAACAGTGGCCACTGCAGTCACAAGTGGGAACTGCAGGATCACAGCTCACGATCCTCATCAGTCACTTGCTTTAAATCTGCACAAATCAATATTTTGATATTCACAATGACTCaaaaaatgacatgaaattTAAAAGGGGTCACCTGCATTAACACAGAAGCACTTAACGGTACAGTTTTTCATAATCcatccattcacacaaacattcatacagtgcatctatgggcagcacttttacTATGAGAACGAttcagccatcaggggcaatttggggtttcAGTATACTGCTCAAGGAAATTGCAGCTTGAAGATGGGGTAGACTGGGATTGAATCGCCGACCTTCTGGGTAGAGGACGACCCGCACTAACCcccggggtttatgacctgctGCTTTCACTAACTTAACAAAATCTGCATCCAGACAAGATATTCATCTCAGTATCAGAAGTAATCTCCACGATCCATACCAACACACCTGAGTATGAGGCCATTTATGCACACTGGGCATGTGCGTGCTggtgtgtaaacaggaagcaaatTGACTGTTACTGAAACTAAGTGTTAGCAACGCTTTGATTTCTGGAAGTTGATAAGCCTTAAAGAACCAGGGAGTGAATGCCCGTCCATACTACAACACAACCCTAGGGTTTTAAATGGGGCGAGCAGCATTTCTGCTTTTGATTGGTGAGTGTAAAACTATTTCTTAAATAATACTAAGTTAGTCTCACTTTAAAGTCATTAGAGTTTGAGTTTGGTGATCGAAAGAAAAAGTACTaatgcattcattcattcatttgggatatatgtgaaACATCATCACAAGTAGAAGCccacacaataataacactaCATGATACTTGGCTGCTCTGCTCAGGCCTGTATGTCCACACATCCGCCTTCCCTCTCCACAGTGAAATAAAGTTCGCCCACTCACTAGTAAAATGGAAAAGACAGGGATGGTATAACTCCACTGCAGGGGAATTTTAAACAGGGGAAAGTTGGCATCACTCAACATCTCAGCACTACTAAATTCAGCCATGAATATTTCCAGACTGTGGAAAAATAACCCTCTTCTCAATGCAGAAGCGCTACAGCATCAGACAGAATTATAGGTGGATATATCCTGCTTCTATATATTAGAGCAGGTCGCTGGTGGTTTTGCGAAGAAGAAATCCCCTGGGTCAGATTTTACAAACAAATCTAATGGTGAACTTGTTGAACTTTGACCATGATGAGATGCACAAACAGTCCTTTCCATGACTTATGAGTGGTCAAGTACTGGGAAACGCACACCACACAAACTTGCacagacacatatacacacacaagtgttGGGGAGAAAGACAGAGCTTATTTCAATGCACTTTCCTGCTGTCAGAATGTCTGGTATGCATTAGCCACAGACTCCAGTGGGATAGCTGGATCCACAGCATGCATGTGCACGCGGGTAAATGCATGTGagcgagcgcacacacacacacacacacacacacacacacacacacacacacacacacacacacacacacacactgaagaataGAGTCAAGAGAGAGAAGTCCCACAGGGGTCAAACactcaaattatttattaagtGTAGTTGAGCGATATCTCataaaatattcatgttgacgTTTTTTTGTTGCTGAATCCAAAACTCTATGATTGTgtataaaaatttgaaaataaaaaaagcatctTATGTTACATTTACGTCTCATTAAAGAGGTCAGAAATGTTGCTATTAACATATACAGACAAGCATGAAAGCAACCACAGCTTGAACACTCTATTTTACTCGAAAACTCCCTCTATAAACACACTCTATGATCTCTATCTCACTCAACTCTCCCGTTTCTTCCCTTGCTTTCTTTGAAGTCCGAATAAAAAgctcttttatttctgttagtTTTGGCACAAAGAATGCATGAATGACAAATATAAGCCAGGTTTTAGAGCATGTTTACATGtggcgtgtctgtgtgtatgtttttgtgcGCATGATTGATTGAGTGTATGGAGAAGTGCTCCAGCTGTTGTGGaatatattcatgtttaaacataaaaaatgtaatgtttgtagtttttcttcttGGGTAGAAAACCCCTCCGGGGCAGCTTTACAGTTGTCATCATAACCTCatggttgttttcattttcaaactttATCAAAATGGAATTGATGTAAAACACTGCAGAATATAATacaaacgttttattttgaaggtagAAGTGGGGTGGAGTAAGGCAGAAGGTTGTggaagtgattttttttatttttaagcacTGAGTGAGATCAGTctataaaatctgttttttgaCAGAACCATTATTAATAACTGTTTGGATCTGAGTATATTCAATCATTATCCTTTcaacaagaaagaaaaccaaGTTTGATGACAGAAGCTTTTagactgaaatcaaaaacaGTAGCGACTCCAGGGTTTTTACTGGCAAATATCTGCCATATTTCGACAATTTCAACAATAACCAAAAACCTCTCTTTGGTTCCTTCTTGACTCTGCCGTCCAAATGTTGCTACTCTATTTccttgaagaagaaaaaataagtaTTGGCATCACCAATAAACCACCCGTATGGTGAAGGGAGAGCTGGAGAAAAACGTGCATGCTGGGATCAAAGAAGCCAGACCAGAGAGAGGGGAACACATGGCTCCCACAAAGCAGCACTTATCCAGAATCTGAATCAGTTGCAGTCTGGATTGACGGACTGCAGCAGCAAACCCCAAAAAACACAACCCAGAAAAGTCACTTTGTAGTGTTCACAGAGTGTTGAATACGATCTCATTCCAACTGAATGTATCGTGTGAATACAGCCGGTGAAATCCAAAGAACTGGAGGATAAAACGTGCTATCTTTTGTAAGCACATACCTGGGTTGACCTGTGATGTGACAGCTCCTAACAGGCAGAGGAGGACGagcaggaggaagtgaacaTCCCACAGGTGCTtcatcccaaacacatgcacagacactgGCTTCCGATCTAAAAGAGAAGATGGAAAGAGCAGGACGCATGATGTCAGTTTGACCACAaggctaaaagaaaaaaaatagcacacactttaattttgtatttacgTCTCTGTATTCATGGGAACCAAACATTTGCTTAGATATATAAGGGGAAAACGGGAGTTTTAATTGGAagcatgttttttatttcactcaatAAAAGACATAATAACTGCCACAAAACAATGgaatttccatttattttgtgCTTTATAACTGTATGAAAGAAGGCCCATTAAATCGTAACTGTGGTGAGATTACGGTAGCAGCAGACGTACAACATAGTAGAGCCTCAGTTCTTACGAAATTAATATGGAGTTTTTATTTCGTTATTATTATGAGTTAAGGAA is part of the Limanda limanda chromosome 9, fLimLim1.1, whole genome shotgun sequence genome and encodes:
- the ddr2a gene encoding discoidin domain-containing receptor 2, translated to MSGGQIQDEDISASSQWSESTAARYGRLDFEEGDGAWCPEITVEPDSLKEFLQIDLRSLHFITLVGSQGRHAGGIGNEFAQMYKIKYSRDGSRWISWRNRQGKQVIEGNRNAYDIVLKDLEPPIIARFVRFMPVTDHSMNVCMRVELYGCEWLDGLVSYNAPIGEQMNSPDYPVYVNDSVYDGAVIHSMTEGLGQLTDGVCGLDDFTHSHVYNVWPGYDYVGWSNESFPSGYVEIMFEFDRTRNFTTMKVHCNNMFSQHVKAFRQVVCYFRSESDWEALPLSFSPVVDEKNPSARFVTVNLANHMASAIKCQFYFADAWMLFSEVTFQSDTAMYNTTLAPPKTGLPPNIQPEDDPTHKIDDSNTRILIGCLVAIIFILVAIIVIILWRQVWQKMLEKASRRMLDDELTASLSIQSETFAYNHNQSSTISEQESNSTYERIFPLGPDYQEPSRLICKLPEFSQSSEEPGSTAASKSTIATVVQDGAPHYAEADIVNLQGVTGGNTYAIPALAMDLLSGKDVAVEEFPRKLLTFKEKLGEGQFGEVHLCEADGMQEFMNKEFLFDIPEDVPVLVAVKMLRSDANKNARNDFLKEIKIMSRLKDPNIIRLLAVCIYSDPLCMITEYMENGDLNQFLSRHEPEGQLALLSNAPIVSFSNLCYMATQIASGMKYLSSLNFVHRDLATRNCLVGKKYTIKIADFGMSRNLYSGDYYRIQGRAVLPIRWMSWESILLGKFTTASDVWAFGVTLWEILNFCKEQPYSQLTDEQVIENTGEFFRDQKRQIYLPQPVLCPDSLYKIMLSCWRRNTKERPSFQEIHQALLEIQP